One genomic segment of Amycolatopsis granulosa includes these proteins:
- a CDS encoding flavin-containing monooxygenase, translating into MTRDHVDVLIVGAGLSGIGAAAHLRAQRPGKTYAILEARGAIGGTWDLFRYPGVRSDSDMFTLGYSFEPWTDAKAIADGESIREYVRTTARNRGIDRHIRFHHRVVRAEWSSEEARWTVEADRTDTGERVRITCGFLFVNSGYYRYDQGYAPEFPGQDEFTGTVVHPQHWPRDLDYHGKRVVVIGSGATAVTLVPAMTGDAAHVTMVQRSPSYVLSLSATDPLADRLRGVLPAKVAYPIVRWKNVLAALLFFQLSRRSPRLVRKLLRKGVTAQLPPGFDVDRHFNPSYDPWDQRVCFVPDGDLFRALRSGKADIVTDTIETFTARGIRLSSGRELDADVVVTATGLNLLPLGGIDLVVDGEPVDVGQRLAYKGMMLSGVPNYAFTIGYTNASWTLKADLVAGYVCRLLGHLDAHGYTTCTPVPPPSVTPAAPLIDLRSGYVLRSIAKLPKQGAAAPWRLFQNYPRDVLLMRRGSLDDEAMRFSRAPRPATARVA; encoded by the coding sequence ATGACGCGCGATCACGTCGACGTCCTGATCGTCGGTGCCGGCCTGTCCGGGATCGGCGCCGCCGCCCACCTGCGGGCGCAGCGCCCGGGGAAGACGTACGCGATCCTCGAGGCGCGCGGGGCCATCGGTGGTACCTGGGACCTCTTCCGCTACCCGGGCGTCCGCTCGGACTCGGACATGTTCACCCTCGGCTACTCGTTCGAGCCGTGGACCGACGCCAAGGCGATCGCCGACGGCGAGTCGATCCGCGAGTACGTGCGGACCACGGCACGCAACCGGGGCATCGACCGGCACATCCGGTTCCACCACCGGGTGGTGCGGGCGGAGTGGTCGTCGGAGGAGGCCCGGTGGACGGTCGAGGCGGACCGCACCGACACCGGGGAACGCGTCCGGATCACGTGCGGCTTCCTCTTCGTCAACTCCGGCTACTACCGCTACGACCAGGGTTACGCACCCGAGTTCCCCGGGCAGGACGAGTTCACCGGCACGGTCGTGCACCCTCAGCACTGGCCCCGTGACCTGGACTACCACGGCAAACGCGTGGTCGTGATCGGCAGCGGGGCCACCGCGGTGACGCTGGTGCCCGCGATGACCGGCGACGCGGCGCACGTGACGATGGTGCAGCGCTCGCCGAGTTACGTGCTGTCGCTCTCGGCCACCGACCCGCTGGCGGACCGGCTGCGCGGGGTGCTGCCGGCCAAGGTCGCCTATCCGATCGTGCGGTGGAAGAACGTGCTGGCCGCGCTGTTGTTCTTCCAGCTCAGCCGCCGCAGCCCGCGCTTGGTGCGCAAGCTGCTGCGCAAGGGCGTGACCGCGCAGCTGCCGCCGGGCTTCGACGTCGACCGGCACTTCAACCCCAGCTACGACCCGTGGGACCAGCGGGTGTGCTTCGTGCCCGACGGCGACCTGTTCCGGGCCCTGCGCAGCGGCAAGGCCGACATCGTCACCGACACCATCGAGACGTTCACCGCGCGCGGCATCCGGCTGTCCTCGGGGCGGGAGCTCGACGCCGACGTCGTCGTCACCGCGACCGGGCTGAACCTGCTGCCGCTCGGCGGCATCGACCTCGTGGTCGACGGCGAGCCGGTGGACGTCGGGCAGCGCCTGGCCTACAAGGGCATGATGCTCTCCGGCGTGCCGAACTACGCGTTCACCATCGGCTACACCAACGCGTCCTGGACGCTGAAGGCCGATCTCGTGGCGGGGTACGTGTGCCGGCTGCTCGGCCACCTCGACGCGCACGGCTACACCACCTGCACACCGGTGCCACCGCCGTCGGTGACCCCCGCCGCGCCGCTGATCGACCTCCGGTCCGGGTACGTGCTGCGCAGCATCGCGAAGCTGCCGAAGCAGGGCGCGGCCGCGCCGTGGCGGTTGTTCCAGAACTACCCGCGCGACGTGCTGCTGATGCGGCGCGGGTCCCTGGACGACGAGGCCATGCGGTTCTCCCGGGCGCCCCGGCCGGCGACGGCACGGGTGGCCTGA
- a CDS encoding TetR/AcrR family transcriptional regulator — protein MATDPAVRSRPARGRRAPRPSGDERELAILATAERLLAERPLSEISTDDLARGAGISRPTFYFYFRSKDAVLLTLLDRVTEEAERASAVVFDHPAPTAAQRWRQCLDAIFTTFRAHRAVALAAAEARHTNTEVRQLWAGMMETWVSRTADAIEAERARGAAPPGRPARDLAIALNSMNERVLYATFGGDGPAVPEPDVVGVLLDVWLSAIYRTTEPPA, from the coding sequence ATGGCCACCGATCCCGCCGTCCGCAGCCGCCCGGCCCGCGGCCGCCGCGCGCCGCGGCCCAGCGGGGACGAGCGGGAGCTCGCGATCCTCGCCACCGCCGAGCGGTTGCTGGCGGAGCGCCCGCTGAGCGAGATCTCCACCGACGACCTGGCCCGCGGCGCCGGCATCTCCCGGCCGACGTTCTACTTCTACTTCCGCTCCAAGGACGCGGTGCTGCTCACGCTGCTCGACCGGGTCACCGAAGAGGCCGAGCGGGCGTCCGCGGTGGTGTTCGACCACCCCGCGCCCACCGCGGCGCAGCGGTGGCGGCAGTGCCTGGACGCCATCTTCACCACGTTCCGCGCCCACCGCGCCGTCGCGCTCGCCGCCGCCGAGGCCCGCCACACCAACACCGAGGTGCGGCAGCTGTGGGCGGGCATGATGGAGACCTGGGTCAGCCGGACCGCGGACGCGATCGAGGCCGAGCGCGCCCGCGGCGCGGCCCCGCCCGGACGGCCGGCGCGCGACCTGGCGATCGCGCTGAACTCGATGAACGAGCGGGTCCTGTACGCGACCTTCGGCGGCGACGGCCCGGCCGTGCCCGAACCGGACGTGGTCGGCGTGCTGCTCGACGTGTGGCTGAGTGCGATCTACCGCACCACCGAACCACCGGCCTGA
- a CDS encoding sigma-70 family RNA polymerase sigma factor: protein MDPLARFEAGRPRLFGLAYRLLGEAAEAEDVVQEAYLRWHAATGVEVPEAWLSKVVTNLCLNRLTSARARREVYLGPWLPEPVFTDRGPLEIAEQRDSLSLGLLVLLERLTPPERATFVLREAFGHSHREIGEVLDLDEAHVRQLYRRARQHVARGRTRFTATAEQRRALVEQFLAATVAGDVAGLERLLAEGEPGLAVYLGGAMFAVLVPEPGADGLAAVRTIANPDKLAFAAAQT, encoded by the coding sequence GTGGATCCGCTCGCCCGGTTCGAAGCCGGCCGCCCGCGCCTGTTCGGGCTGGCCTACCGGCTGCTCGGTGAGGCCGCCGAGGCCGAGGACGTCGTCCAGGAGGCCTACCTCCGCTGGCACGCGGCGACCGGTGTCGAGGTGCCGGAGGCGTGGCTTTCCAAGGTCGTCACCAACCTGTGCCTGAACCGGCTGACGTCCGCGCGCGCCCGGCGGGAGGTCTACCTCGGCCCGTGGCTGCCCGAGCCGGTGTTCACCGACCGCGGCCCGCTGGAGATCGCCGAGCAGCGCGATTCGCTGTCGCTGGGACTGCTCGTGCTGCTGGAACGCCTGACCCCACCGGAACGCGCGACGTTCGTGCTGCGGGAGGCGTTCGGCCACAGCCACCGCGAGATCGGCGAGGTCCTCGACCTGGACGAGGCCCACGTCCGCCAGCTCTACCGCCGGGCGCGGCAGCACGTGGCGCGGGGGCGCACACGCTTCACCGCGACCGCCGAGCAGCGCCGGGCCCTCGTGGAGCAGTTCCTCGCGGCGACCGTGGCCGGTGACGTGGCCGGACTGGAGCGTCTGCTCGCCGAGGGGGAGCCGGGCCTGGCGGTGTACCTGGGCGGAGCGATGTTCGCGGTGCTGGTGCCCGAGCCGGGTGCGGACGGGCTGGCAGCGGTGCGCACGATCGCCAACCCGGACAAGCTCGCCTTCGCCGCCGCCCAGACCTGA
- a CDS encoding TetR/AcrR family transcriptional regulator, with translation MTANPRDRMVYSAAQLIRTQGVSGTGMREVVEHASAPRGSLQHYFPGGKDQLVREALAWSGEFAASRVKRYAAAAPTPGGLFAGMVAQWRDQFRDEGYAAGCPLVATTADVVAGNDDLRRAVREGFETWLRPVEESLRDMGVPPERARSLAVVMISALEGAIVMARAQEDPAPLDAVVAELGPVLDAARS, from the coding sequence ATGACGGCGAATCCGCGTGATCGCATGGTGTACAGCGCGGCACAGCTGATCCGCACCCAGGGGGTGAGCGGGACGGGGATGCGGGAGGTCGTCGAGCACGCGTCGGCGCCGCGGGGCTCCCTCCAGCACTACTTCCCGGGCGGCAAGGACCAGCTCGTCCGGGAAGCGCTTGCCTGGTCCGGCGAGTTCGCGGCGTCGCGGGTGAAACGGTACGCCGCGGCCGCGCCCACGCCGGGCGGTCTCTTTGCGGGGATGGTGGCGCAGTGGCGCGACCAGTTCCGCGACGAAGGCTACGCGGCAGGCTGCCCGCTGGTCGCGACGACGGCCGACGTGGTGGCGGGCAACGACGATCTGCGCCGGGCGGTGCGGGAGGGGTTCGAGACCTGGTTGCGGCCGGTCGAGGAGAGCCTGCGGGACATGGGGGTGCCGCCGGAGCGCGCCCGGTCGCTGGCGGTGGTCATGATCAGCGCACTCGAGGGTGCGATCGTGATGGCCCGGGCGCAGGAGGATCCCGCCCCGCTGGACGCCGTGGTGGCTGAACTCGGTCCGGTTCTGGACGCCGCCCGCTCCTGA
- a CDS encoding GNAT family N-acetyltransferase, which yields MTTVITLRELDGTAAEDVRSVVLACSPGTLRRRFFLPGRPDPADVLGRYRRYLLAGPPDGVALAAVDGAATVGLLNLVAGEARVAELGIMVADPWQRQGIATGLAGWLRASGRWAGWTVRAVTQVDNAAARALLRRQGFRVRHGPQHGEYEYELTMPGPEVA from the coding sequence ATGACAACCGTCATAACCCTCCGGGAGCTCGACGGCACCGCCGCCGAAGACGTGCGGAGCGTGGTCCTCGCCTGCTCGCCGGGTACCTTGCGGCGCCGGTTCTTCCTGCCGGGCCGGCCGGATCCGGCGGACGTGCTCGGCCGGTACCGGCGCTATCTCCTCGCCGGGCCGCCGGACGGCGTGGCGCTCGCCGCGGTCGACGGCGCGGCGACGGTGGGACTGCTGAACCTGGTGGCCGGCGAGGCGCGCGTCGCGGAGCTCGGCATCATGGTGGCCGACCCGTGGCAGCGGCAGGGCATCGCGACGGGCCTGGCCGGCTGGCTGCGGGCCTCCGGGCGCTGGGCGGGGTGGACGGTGCGGGCGGTGACGCAGGTGGACAATGCGGCGGCCAGGGCGTTGTTGCGGCGGCAGGGTTTCCGCGTCCGGCACGGTCCGCAGCACGGCGAGTACGAATACGAACTGACGATGCCGGGACCGGAGGTGGCATGA
- a CDS encoding bifunctional phosphatase PAP2/diacylglycerol kinase family protein — MRRWVSRADQRLFARVAATDSVLLDRVLPRLSRAANYGGLWWAVSGTLAATRNRRARRAALRGMLALGIASATANGLSKRVVRRTRPATGAIPPIRQLRRAPWTTSFPSGHSASAAAFATGVALEWPALAAPVGALAAGVAASRVVTGAHYPSDVLGGLGLGLTAAAVTLSWWPRTPAGPARAEAHPAPALPTGDGLVLVVNPSAGSANATVLDRVRAELPQAKIVELGDGEDLADALTEAVRTCRVLGVAGGDGTINVAARTAADHDVPLLVLPAGTLNHFARDLGVATPDDAITAVRKGSAVRIDLGSVDGEVFVNTCSTGLYTDLVRYREKWEKRIGKWPAMLVGLVHVLRRANPQDLVVNGEPRSVWMIFAGNGAYRPRGFAPTYRRSLDDGLLDIRTVDAERPWARTRVVLAALTGTLRWCTPYQDRPAAPQLTVRAPAGRLHLALDGELRSVPPDITLRKRRGALVVYR; from the coding sequence ATGCGCCGATGGGTGTCCCGTGCGGACCAACGACTGTTCGCCCGCGTGGCGGCAACCGATTCCGTTCTCCTGGACCGGGTGCTGCCGCGCCTGAGCCGGGCAGCCAACTACGGCGGGTTGTGGTGGGCGGTCAGCGGCACCCTCGCCGCGACGCGGAATCGCCGGGCGCGGCGTGCCGCCTTGCGCGGGATGCTCGCGCTGGGCATCGCCAGTGCGACCGCCAACGGGCTGAGCAAACGTGTCGTTCGCCGCACCCGCCCCGCGACCGGGGCCATCCCGCCGATCCGGCAACTGCGGCGGGCGCCGTGGACCACGTCGTTCCCGTCCGGGCATTCCGCCTCCGCCGCGGCCTTCGCCACGGGCGTCGCGCTCGAGTGGCCGGCTCTGGCCGCACCCGTGGGCGCGCTGGCCGCCGGGGTCGCGGCCTCCCGCGTCGTCACCGGCGCCCACTACCCGTCGGACGTGCTCGGCGGCCTCGGCCTCGGGCTGACCGCAGCCGCGGTCACGCTGTCCTGGTGGCCGCGCACCCCCGCCGGCCCCGCGCGGGCCGAAGCGCATCCGGCACCCGCCCTGCCCACCGGCGACGGCCTCGTCCTGGTCGTCAACCCGTCCGCGGGAAGCGCCAACGCCACCGTTCTCGACCGCGTCCGGGCCGAACTCCCGCAGGCGAAGATCGTGGAACTCGGCGACGGCGAGGACCTGGCCGACGCGCTCACCGAAGCGGTCCGCACCTGCCGTGTCCTGGGTGTCGCCGGTGGCGACGGCACCATCAACGTCGCCGCGCGCACCGCCGCCGACCACGACGTCCCGCTCCTGGTCCTGCCGGCGGGCACCCTCAACCACTTCGCCCGCGACCTCGGCGTGGCGACGCCGGACGACGCGATCACGGCCGTGCGCAAGGGCAGCGCGGTGCGCATCGACCTCGGCAGCGTCGACGGCGAGGTCTTCGTCAACACCTGCAGCACCGGGCTCTACACCGACCTGGTGCGGTACCGCGAGAAGTGGGAGAAGCGGATCGGCAAGTGGCCCGCGATGCTGGTCGGCCTGGTGCACGTGCTGCGCCGCGCGAACCCCCAGGACCTCGTGGTGAACGGCGAGCCACGCAGCGTCTGGATGATCTTCGCGGGCAACGGGGCGTACCGTCCGCGCGGGTTCGCCCCGACCTACCGCCGCAGCCTGGACGACGGGCTGCTCGACATCCGCACCGTCGACGCGGAGCGCCCGTGGGCCCGCACGCGGGTCGTCCTCGCCGCGCTCACCGGCACCCTGCGCTGGTGCACGCCCTACCAGGACCGGCCCGCCGCGCCCCAGCTGACCGTCCGCGCCCCGGCCGGCCGGCTCCACCTCGCGCTGGACGGCGAACTGCGGAGCGTTCCGCCGGACATCACGCTGCGCAAACGCCGTGGTGCGCTGGTCGTCTACCGCTGA
- a CDS encoding tetratricopeptide repeat protein — MSDGSRSHLGTLVQGFRRRAGLTQREVADLAGLSVAGLRDVEQGRVTRPRVSTLRKLGDVLGLSRLELGELLREAGTEQTGGGLRVEVLGPLRVVTDGTPVDPGSETQRTLLALLALSPNMPVGRDTLVEAIWGDQPDHSTVDLLQSRVSRLRRRLQADPDCDCIVSTRGGYQLKVADGQHDLLVFRRLVSRARHVREEGELAEACGLFAEAVGLWRGEPLEGLSALASHPIVVALVREYRAVVVEYAGAASDLGRYQEVLPLLQRVAEADPLHEAVHARLMIALAGSGQQAAALDLFDTLRRRLAGELGADPGPELASAYQRVLRQEVARPEFAPVSAHRQLPLDTADFSGREAELTTLRDGLRAMGGGTAVGIALIEGMAGVGKTRLAVHIAHQLLAEGRYGDCQLYVDLRGHSDQPPADPAAVLASFLRLLGVPGDQVPPSLEERASLYRDRVYGRDVLVLLDNAASEDQILPLLPAGPTNLVLVTSRRALALDGARTLPLDVFTPAEARELLVRVVGAKRVESEPEAARRVVELCGWLPMAVALAARRLQSRPTWTMADLAARLAETGDRLNELAAGSRRLRAVFELSYQALETDERRLFRLLGLHPGADFTPESVGALAGLTPARARWLLDRLVDENLVTVVTRDRYRLHNLLAEYARGLARDSEPEPARRVAITRVLDFYLHTAARATHLIYPAKGVDLAGAAPVHGPLLADREAAKRWLEAERPGLIAAVSLAAEQGWPTHAWQLTRCLRAYLYLYGYSHDHDWVHTHEAALAAATAAQDEVGEAHTRFDLAVAYLYHGRAADAREHFRRAIELHRAHGDRDLEATSLRALGVLCHRSGEFSEALGLFRSAAALCAGEPRLEGAVAANLGATLAVLGRLDAAVDQYRHALVLSRRTGDADAESGALADLGDAWRRLGRHREAVEHLKQAIELAEAHGLEPRIAYARHRLGNAYRATGGFDDALTNFNEALRIVRAVGGPATESEVLIDFGGVHRDIGDLLTAADLVETGLRVAINRGERYQQARALNELAELHRCAARAGLARDYWRRAYDLFEELGAAEADELRDFTGNPWPAPSVA; from the coding sequence ATGAGCGACGGTTCGCGGAGCCACTTGGGGACGCTGGTCCAGGGCTTCCGTCGGCGCGCGGGGCTGACCCAGCGGGAGGTCGCGGACCTGGCCGGACTGAGTGTGGCGGGCCTTCGGGACGTCGAACAGGGCCGGGTCACCCGCCCGCGCGTGTCCACGTTGCGCAAGCTGGGTGACGTGCTCGGTCTGTCCCGCTTGGAGCTGGGCGAGCTGCTGCGCGAGGCGGGCACCGAGCAGACCGGGGGTGGCCTGCGCGTCGAGGTCCTGGGTCCGCTGCGGGTGGTCACCGACGGCACCCCCGTCGACCCCGGCTCGGAGACCCAGCGCACCCTCCTCGCGCTGCTCGCGTTGTCCCCGAACATGCCCGTCGGCCGGGACACCCTCGTCGAGGCGATCTGGGGTGACCAGCCCGACCACAGCACGGTCGACCTGCTCCAATCCCGCGTGTCCCGTCTGCGCCGCCGGTTGCAGGCCGACCCCGACTGCGATTGCATCGTGTCCACCCGCGGCGGCTACCAGCTGAAGGTCGCCGACGGTCAGCACGACCTGCTCGTGTTCCGCCGCCTCGTCTCGCGCGCCCGGCACGTCCGCGAAGAGGGCGAGCTGGCCGAGGCGTGCGGGCTGTTCGCCGAGGCCGTCGGGCTGTGGCGGGGTGAGCCGCTGGAGGGGCTGAGCGCCCTGGCGTCGCACCCGATCGTCGTCGCGCTGGTGCGCGAGTACCGGGCGGTCGTCGTCGAATACGCCGGAGCGGCCAGCGACCTCGGCCGCTACCAGGAGGTTCTCCCGCTCCTGCAGCGCGTCGCGGAGGCCGACCCGCTGCACGAGGCGGTGCACGCCCGGTTGATGATCGCGCTCGCCGGCAGTGGACAGCAGGCCGCCGCGCTCGACTTGTTCGACACGCTGCGGCGCCGTCTGGCCGGGGAACTCGGCGCCGACCCGGGCCCGGAGCTCGCGAGCGCCTACCAGCGGGTGCTGCGCCAGGAGGTCGCGCGACCGGAGTTCGCCCCGGTCAGCGCCCACCGCCAGCTGCCGCTCGACACCGCGGACTTCAGCGGCCGCGAGGCCGAACTGACCACCCTCCGCGACGGGCTGCGCGCGATGGGCGGCGGCACCGCGGTCGGTATCGCGCTGATCGAGGGCATGGCCGGGGTGGGCAAGACCCGGCTCGCCGTGCACATCGCCCACCAGCTGCTCGCCGAGGGCCGCTACGGCGACTGCCAGCTCTACGTCGACCTGCGCGGGCACTCCGACCAGCCGCCCGCCGACCCGGCCGCGGTGCTGGCGTCGTTCCTGCGCCTGCTCGGCGTGCCCGGCGACCAGGTTCCGCCGAGCCTCGAGGAACGCGCGTCGCTCTACCGCGATCGCGTCTACGGCCGCGACGTGCTGGTGCTGCTGGACAACGCGGCGAGTGAGGACCAGATCCTGCCGTTGCTGCCGGCCGGGCCGACCAATCTGGTGCTGGTCACCAGCCGTCGCGCGCTCGCCCTGGACGGGGCGCGCACGCTGCCGCTGGATGTGTTCACCCCGGCCGAGGCCCGTGAACTGCTGGTGCGGGTGGTCGGTGCGAAGCGCGTGGAGAGCGAGCCGGAGGCGGCCCGCCGGGTGGTCGAACTGTGCGGGTGGCTGCCGATGGCGGTCGCGCTCGCGGCGCGACGGCTCCAGTCCCGTCCGACGTGGACGATGGCGGACCTGGCCGCGCGCCTGGCGGAGACCGGGGACCGGCTGAACGAGCTGGCGGCGGGCAGCCGCCGCCTGCGAGCGGTGTTCGAGTTGTCGTACCAGGCACTGGAAACCGACGAACGGCGGCTGTTCCGGTTGCTGGGCCTGCACCCCGGTGCCGACTTCACGCCGGAGTCGGTCGGTGCGCTCGCCGGGCTGACCCCGGCGCGGGCCCGGTGGCTGCTGGACCGGCTGGTGGACGAAAACCTGGTCACCGTGGTGACGCGGGACCGGTACCGGCTGCACAACCTGCTCGCCGAGTACGCGCGTGGTCTGGCCCGCGACAGTGAACCGGAGCCCGCCCGTCGCGTCGCGATCACCCGTGTCCTCGACTTCTACCTGCACACCGCGGCCCGTGCCACGCACCTGATCTACCCGGCCAAGGGCGTCGACCTGGCCGGTGCGGCGCCGGTGCACGGACCCCTGCTGGCCGACCGGGAAGCCGCGAAGCGCTGGCTGGAGGCCGAGCGGCCGGGTCTCATCGCCGCGGTGAGCCTGGCGGCCGAGCAGGGCTGGCCGACGCACGCCTGGCAGCTGACCCGCTGCCTGCGCGCGTACCTGTACCTCTACGGCTACAGCCACGACCACGACTGGGTGCACACGCACGAAGCCGCGCTGGCGGCGGCGACGGCCGCGCAGGACGAGGTCGGCGAGGCCCACACGCGCTTCGACCTGGCGGTGGCCTACCTGTACCACGGCCGCGCGGCGGACGCGCGCGAGCACTTCCGGCGGGCCATCGAACTGCACCGCGCCCATGGCGACCGCGACCTGGAAGCCACCTCGCTGCGTGCGCTCGGGGTGCTCTGCCACCGGTCGGGGGAGTTCTCCGAGGCGCTGGGGCTGTTCCGGTCGGCGGCGGCGTTGTGCGCGGGGGAGCCGAGGCTGGAAGGCGCTGTCGCGGCGAACCTCGGTGCCACCCTGGCGGTTCTGGGCCGGCTGGATGCCGCGGTGGACCAGTACCGGCACGCGCTGGTGCTGTCGCGGCGCACCGGTGATGCGGACGCGGAAAGCGGAGCGCTGGCTGACCTCGGCGACGCGTGGCGGCGGCTCGGGCGGCACCGCGAGGCGGTCGAACACCTCAAGCAGGCGATCGAGCTGGCCGAGGCGCACGGCCTGGAGCCGCGGATCGCCTACGCCCGGCACCGCCTCGGCAACGCCTACCGGGCGACCGGCGGGTTCGACGACGCCCTCACGAACTTCAACGAGGCCCTGCGGATCGTGCGTGCGGTCGGCGGTCCCGCCACGGAGAGCGAGGTGCTGATCGACTTCGGTGGTGTGCACCGCGACATCGGCGACCTGCTCACCGCCGCGGATCTGGTCGAGACCGGTCTGCGGGTGGCGATCAACCGCGGCGAGCGGTACCAGCAGGCCCGGGCCTTGAACGAACTCGCCGAACTGCACCGGTGCGCCGCGCGGGCCGGCCTGGCACGGGACTACTGGCGCCGCGCCTACGACCTGTTCGAGGAACTGGGCGCCGCCGAGGCGGACGAGTTGCGTGACTTCACCGGAAATCCCTGGCCCGCCCCGTCGGTCGCCTAG